One Thalassospira marina DNA window includes the following coding sequences:
- the nrdR gene encoding transcriptional regulator NrdR, with amino-acid sequence MRCPFCSHDDTQVKDSRPTEENHAIRRRRFCPACGSRFTTFERVQLRELMVVKKDGQRELFDRDKLARSIFLACRKRPIEDERVEKALNGIQRRLESSGESDITTDTIGGIVMEALSALDQVAYVRYASVYKDFCEAKDFEAFVENMQDSEETSEQ; translated from the coding sequence ATGCGCTGCCCGTTTTGTAGTCACGACGATACCCAGGTAAAGGACTCCCGTCCGACCGAAGAAAACCACGCCATTCGCCGGCGCCGGTTTTGTCCGGCCTGTGGATCGCGATTCACCACATTTGAACGTGTTCAATTGCGGGAATTGATGGTGGTGAAAAAAGACGGGCAGCGTGAACTTTTCGACCGCGACAAACTGGCGCGGTCCATTTTTCTGGCGTGTCGCAAACGCCCGATCGAGGATGAACGCGTTGAAAAGGCCCTGAACGGCATTCAGCGCCGCCTTGAAAGCAGCGGCGAAAGCGACATTACAACCGATACAATCGGCGGCATCGTGATGGAGGCCCTAAGTGCGCTTGATCAGGTTGCCTATGTTCGTTATGCGTCGGTTTACAAGGATTTCTGCGAAGCCAAGGATTTTGAGGCTTTTGTAGAAAACATGCAAGACAGCGAAGAAACATCGGAACAGTAA